From Anas platyrhynchos isolate ZD024472 breed Pekin duck chromosome 16, IASCAAS_PekinDuck_T2T, whole genome shotgun sequence, a single genomic window includes:
- the C16H12orf43 gene encoding protein CUSTOS, which produces MLSYQALNGRRFLCLPAHKDASPSQPSLWVPWFSSSEAVKLQPQSFVSRGKGFGEARCLPPPSCRAAPCRTTAPSMPRGRQVRRGRPTAPRTTAPSVPRGRSRLKMAAPRGGSGPDSDSDSDSGGEAAARFREAAWDCAKQAAVGAEPRGGGFKKDRLQSAQPSLRREVNGHDEDGNELQTTPEFRAHVAKKLGAMLDSFITVLKDSSGPSQTHVQQPDGGDDGFRLFSSSVPGDCEKSECSRASRRRQPSSSSDLDSDEEWQRYQEAAVSAADILKQSAFPVLPQDSSQNSSQGYVEHSQKKKKKKKIKGENKTEKKLIDSVECDQVSKDLPQLSANGLHKRQDSNHTENAALPGSVKKKKKKKKKSE; this is translated from the exons ATGCTGTCCTACCAGGCGCTTAATGGTAGAAGGTTTCTGTGCTTGCCAGCACATAAGGACGCCAGTCCATCACAACCTTCCCTTTGGGTGCCCTGGTTCAGCAGCTCTGAAGCCGTGAAGTTACAGCCTCAGAGCTTTGTTTCCCGGGGGAAGGGCTTTGGAGAGGCGAGGTGCCtgccgccgccatcttgtcgGGCAGCGCCCTGCAGAACTACAGCCCCCAGCATGCCCCGCGGCCGGCAGGTGCGGCGCGGCAGGCCTACAGCCCCCAGGACTACAGCCCCCAGCGTGCCTCGCGGCCGGAGCCGCCTCAAGATGGCGGCGCCCAGGGGTGGCTCGGGCCCGGACTCGGATTCGGACTCGGACAGCGGCGGCGAGGCGGCGGCGCGGTTCCGGGAGGCGGCCTGGGACTGCGCCAAGCAGGCGGCGGTGGGAGCGGAGCCGCGGGGCG GTGGCTTTAAAAAAGATCGGTTACAGTCTGCGCAGCCGAGCCTAAG gcGTGAGGTGAATGGTCATGATGAGGATGGAAATGAGCTGCAGACCACACCGGAGTTTAGAGCACATGTTGCAAAGAAACTGGGGGCAATGCTCGACAG TTTCATCACTGTCTTGAAGGATTCATCAGGACCTTCACAGACTCATGTGCAACAGCCTGACGGTGGAGATGATG GTTTTcgcctcttctcctcctctgtcccGGGAGACTGTGAGAAATCAGAGTGTAGCCGAGCCTCAAGGAGGAGACAGCCATCTAGCTCCAG TGACCTGGACAGTGATGAAGAGTGGCAAAGGTACCAGGAGGCTGCTGTGTCAGCTGCAGACATTTTGAAGCAAAGTGCTTTTCCTGTGCTGCCCCAGGATTCCAGCCAGAATTCAAGTCAGGGTTATGTAGAGCAcagccagaagaaaaagaagaaaaagaaaattaagggGGAGAACaagactgaaaagaaattaatagACTCAGTGGAGTGTGACCAGGTCAGCAAAGATTTGCCACAGTTGTCTGCAAATGGGCTGCATAAGAGACAAGACAGCAATCATACAGAGAACGCAGCATTGCCAGGATctgtgaagaagaagaaaaagaagaagaaaaaaagtgaatga